One Ignavibacteria bacterium genomic window carries:
- a CDS encoding T9SS type A sorting domain-containing protein: MKKFIKNPAFLFLFFVMFSSQISLSQDDGEGAPPSYFNTGSISTVDWGGQNATNYFSLQEISTSRLDVGSSLNSTDFTLTYRLGKWAPNNGSGSLGSPSSAFYSENPSQYDLNQFRGMVAVRLRNSTTKKDIVTIQNDNMRVFWNNNNTITGQQQSFSVSSSYIEKGSFNQEDTYEDIIIVQSNGIKVYYNQYDGYLNTTPYSFTCSATKIKLKQINEHIFFPSNTSDRDDLILISNGYVKVYLNTGSNTFNSSAFADINTGMSYIQDLFVEDVNNDGYNDIIVASNDNVAKVYLNNLGSSVDGTADWTLSSSSYIPSLPLIFSKDINKDGYNDLVFVGAYGHTSVFINTASSGLFNSTSEQTFSSISGWGTGASVFNKIEGADMYNTGGIALVASYGTYTKMMNSTNFDPAPPPPSVRASHISSGNFYHPKIHLKNRDERDFNTYKIYKLDTGDVSYQYIGSTSGDNYVDYTENIFVGPGELQSYGTISYKVTMVDNSSQESGFSKQMNYVIHSDYLPDTYSENTETIMGITPDKYALENYPNPFNPVTKVYYLIPQEGFVNITVYNYLGQVVSVLVNKHHSTPGAYYVDFNGSNLASGIYFCRIQTGNFVQTKRMMLIK, from the coding sequence ATGAAAAAATTCATTAAAAACCCCGCATTTCTATTTTTATTTTTTGTTATGTTTTCATCACAAATTTCACTTTCTCAGGACGATGGCGAAGGCGCGCCTCCCTCTTATTTTAACACCGGGAGCATCAGCACGGTTGACTGGGGAGGACAAAATGCTACAAACTATTTTTCTTTGCAGGAAATTTCCACAAGCCGTCTTGATGTGGGTTCATCTTTAAATTCTACCGATTTTACCCTAACATACCGATTAGGAAAATGGGCTCCAAATAATGGAAGTGGTAGTCTGGGTTCTCCTTCAAGTGCATTTTATTCTGAAAATCCGTCTCAATATGATTTAAACCAGTTCAGAGGAATGGTTGCGGTAAGATTAAGAAACAGCACAACAAAAAAGGACATAGTAACAATTCAAAATGATAATATGCGTGTATTCTGGAATAACAATAATACAATAACGGGACAACAGCAAAGTTTCAGTGTTAGTTCTTCATATATTGAAAAGGGTTCATTTAATCAAGAAGATACATATGAGGATATAATAATAGTTCAATCAAATGGAATTAAAGTTTATTATAATCAGTATGATGGATATTTAAACACAACGCCCTATTCTTTTACTTGCAGCGCAACCAAGATAAAACTAAAGCAGATAAATGAACATATCTTTTTCCCTTCAAACACATCAGATAGAGATGATTTAATTTTGATTTCTAATGGTTATGTAAAAGTTTACTTAAATACAGGTAGTAATACATTCAATTCTTCAGCCTTTGCAGACATTAATACCGGTATGAGTTACATTCAGGATTTATTTGTTGAAGACGTCAACAATGATGGCTATAATGATATAATAGTTGCATCCAATGATAATGTTGCAAAAGTATATTTAAATAATTTAGGCAGTTCGGTTGACGGAACTGCAGACTGGACACTTAGCAGTTCAAGCTATATCCCATCTCTTCCATTAATTTTTTCAAAAGATATTAATAAAGATGGTTATAATGACCTGGTTTTTGTCGGTGCATATGGTCATACAAGTGTTTTTATCAATACAGCTTCGAGCGGACTATTTAACTCAACATCTGAACAAACTTTCTCAAGTATCTCAGGCTGGGGTACAGGAGCTTCCGTATTTAACAAAATTGAAGGAGCTGATATGTATAATACCGGAGGTATTGCTCTTGTCGCAAGCTATGGCACATATACTAAAATGATGAACTCAACAAACTTTGATCCTGCTCCTCCCCCTCCGTCTGTTCGTGCAAGCCATATTAGCAGCGGAAATTTTTATCATCCTAAAATACATTTAAAAAATCGCGATGAAAGAGACTTTAATACTTATAAAATATATAAGCTTGACACCGGTGATGTTTCATACCAATATATTGGTTCAACATCGGGTGATAATTATGTTGATTATACTGAAAATATTTTTGTAGGACCGGGTGAATTGCAAAGTTATGGAACTATTTCATATAAAGTAACAATGGTTGATAATAGTTCGCAAGAATCTGGTTTTTCAAAACAAATGAATTATGTAATTCATTCTGATTATTTGCCAGATACTTATTCTGAAAACACCGAGACAATAATGGGTATTACTCCTGACAAATATGCTTTAGAAAATTATCCAAATCCATTTAATCCTGTTACAAAAGTATATTATCTAATTCCACAAGAAGGATTTGTTAATATAACAGTGTATAATTACTTAGGACAGGTTGTAAGTGTATTAGTTAATAAACATCATTCCACACCTGGAGCATATTATGTAGATTTCAATGGTTCAAACTTAGCAAGTGGTATTTACTTCTGCAGAATACAAACAGGCAATTTTGTTCAGACTAAACGTATGATGTTAATTAAATAA
- a CDS encoding T9SS type A sorting domain-containing protein — MKKTLTSLLFVSGLWFLNLFFYNGSVFAQQLAVPFRVEVEQVSQLNAPTLQSYVYAQQNGKWLLMAGRTNGLHNFPSPVNNSAFPTVFANKMMYVYDPVTDTRWSKNIYTDLPLGVADQLRATNLQYLVLGNMLYVVGGYGKDSALSSPGRDSMVTFPRLTAINISGAINAVINGTSIAPFVRSIIDTNMAVTGGKLRRLDNTFLLCVGQKFTGLYGFSGSGVQNGVQKYTDEIRTFNIVDDGVNLSIANLSHITNPAILHRRDLNVVDVINNTTRLPELRLYGGVFTNDVSTWNNPVNVSLTSATQDNSFSQRFSHYDCANLGVYDSVYNRMSTVLFGGISLWTLDTLTNTPYIDTAGCGGPCIPFINLISVITKYSNNSYKDSLLPIRFPQNKTLGSEMNFIIDTALPTYNNRVIKVNQLSNRTFVGYLYGGIDASATTSENSFMHQMYDKSKRGRGAGSTATSIIYKVYLTPNVVSVQNISSIVPQKYSLHQNYPNPFNPVTKIGFQIPKSGVVKISIYDITGKKISSLVNEQLNAGSYETIWNGDKFSSGVYYYTIEVNDFVETRKMLLVK; from the coding sequence ATGAAAAAAACCTTAACTTCATTGCTTTTTGTTTCCGGTCTTTGGTTTCTTAATTTATTTTTCTATAATGGTTCTGTGTTCGCACAGCAGCTTGCAGTTCCATTTAGGGTTGAAGTCGAGCAGGTGTCACAATTAAATGCTCCAACTCTTCAGTCGTATGTATATGCACAGCAGAATGGTAAATGGCTTTTAATGGCAGGCAGAACAAACGGACTTCATAATTTTCCGTCACCTGTTAATAACTCCGCGTTCCCGACAGTGTTCGCAAATAAGATGATGTATGTTTATGATCCTGTTACAGACACGCGATGGTCAAAAAATATTTATACGGATTTACCTTTGGGAGTTGCCGACCAGCTTCGCGCAACTAATCTGCAATATTTAGTTCTCGGAAATATGCTGTATGTTGTCGGTGGTTACGGAAAAGATTCCGCGTTAAGCTCACCGGGAAGAGACTCGATGGTTACTTTTCCTCGACTTACTGCAATTAATATAAGCGGTGCGATTAATGCGGTGATAAACGGAACATCGATTGCACCTTTTGTGCGTTCAATTATTGATACCAACATGGCGGTTACGGGAGGGAAGCTCAGAAGACTTGACAATACTTTTCTTTTATGTGTCGGGCAAAAGTTCACGGGGCTTTACGGATTTTCAGGTTCGGGAGTTCAGAACGGTGTTCAGAAATATACCGATGAAATCAGAACTTTTAACATTGTCGATGACGGAGTTAATTTAAGCATAGCAAATCTTTCGCACATCACAAATCCAGCGATACTTCATCGCAGGGATTTGAATGTGGTTGATGTTATAAATAACACAACGCGATTACCTGAGCTTCGTTTGTATGGAGGAGTTTTTACAAACGATGTTTCTACGTGGAATAATCCCGTGAACGTTTCTTTGACGAGCGCGACACAGGATAATTCTTTCTCTCAAAGATTTTCTCATTATGACTGCGCTAATCTGGGAGTCTATGATTCGGTTTACAACCGAATGAGCACGGTGCTTTTCGGAGGCATTAGCTTATGGACATTGGATACGCTTACGAACACTCCTTACATCGACACAGCAGGGTGCGGGGGACCGTGCATTCCGTTTATAAATCTAATTTCGGTTATCACGAAATACAGCAATAATTCTTATAAGGACTCATTGCTACCGATTCGCTTTCCGCAGAATAAAACTTTAGGTTCGGAAATGAATTTCATAATAGATACGGCGCTTCCTACGTATAACAATCGCGTGATAAAGGTAAATCAGCTCAGCAACAGAACGTTTGTTGGTTATCTCTATGGAGGAATAGATGCAAGTGCAACGACGTCGGAAAATTCTTTTATGCATCAGATGTATGACAAATCAAAGCGCGGACGCGGAGCGGGAAGCACGGCAACGTCGATAATTTATAAAGTTTACCTAACGCCAAACGTGGTTTCGGTGCAGAATATTTCAAGCATCGTTCCGCAGAAATATTCTCTTCATCAGAACTATCCGAACCCGTTCAATCCTGTTACAAAAATCGGATTTCAAATTCCTAAGAGTGGTGTGGTGAAAATTTCTATTTATGATATAACAGGAAAGAAAATTTCATCGCTTGTGAACGAACAGCTCAACGCGGGAAGCTACGAGACAATCTGGAACGGCGACAAATTTTCAAGCGGAGTTTATTACTATACGATTGAAGTGAATGATTTTGTTGAAACGAGAAAGATGCTATTGGTGAAATGA
- a CDS encoding DinB family protein, translating to MRPTENEYASFYKPYIDEVPDGDIIVILTEQGKEARKFYQSIPEAIGAHAYQPGKWTIKEVLGHMCDAERVMAYRAMSIARNEKTPLPGFDENEYMNHSNFNRRTIQDISDEMLYIRASNIALFGTFDEEILNRTGNANGNNVSVRGLLYIISGHELHHIKVLRERYLR from the coding sequence ATGAGACCCACCGAAAACGAATACGCAAGTTTTTATAAGCCGTACATAGATGAAGTTCCTGATGGAGACATAATTGTTATTTTAACCGAGCAGGGAAAAGAAGCAAGAAAGTTTTATCAGAGCATACCCGAAGCAATCGGGGCTCATGCATACCAGCCGGGCAAATGGACAATCAAAGAAGTTCTCGGGCATATGTGCGATGCCGAGCGTGTGATGGCATACCGCGCAATGTCCATAGCACGAAATGAAAAAACACCTCTTCCCGGTTTTGATGAAAACGAATATATGAACCATTCGAATTTCAACCGGAGAACAATTCAGGATATTTCCGATGAAATGCTTTATATACGCGCATCGAACATTGCCTTGTTCGGTACATTTGATGAAGAAATTTTAAACCGTACGGGAAATGCAAACGGAAATAATGTTTCGGTAAGAGGACTATTGTATATAATATCAGGGCACGAACTTCACCATATAAAGGTATTGAGGGAAAGATATTTGAGATAA
- a CDS encoding glycosyltransferase family protein, translated as MNKINSEILVVIQARRGSTRLPDKIMMPLAGKPLLIRMVERVQAIKTAAKIVVAATIDSNDDIVEKLCKENNIECFRGHPTDLLERHYKCAEKYKADVVSKIPSDCPLIDPQIIDKVFGYYLKNNFDFVSNLHPATYPDGNDVEVMSFDTLETAYKEAVLQMEREHTTPFIWERPERFKIGNVEWETGLDYSKSHRFTIDYIEDYEFIKRIYDELYADNPLFGLADILNLLKQKPEIYEINQKYAGEYWYKNHIGELKTVDYKNNKR; from the coding sequence TTGAATAAAATAAATTCCGAAATATTAGTTGTCATTCAGGCGCGAAGAGGTTCAACACGCTTGCCTGATAAAATTATGATGCCGCTTGCAGGCAAACCATTGCTCATAAGAATGGTCGAGCGTGTTCAGGCGATAAAAACTGCCGCAAAAATTGTAGTCGCAGCAACAATCGATTCAAACGATGATATTGTTGAAAAGCTCTGCAAAGAAAATAACATCGAATGCTTTCGCGGACATCCCACCGATTTGCTCGAACGTCACTACAAATGCGCAGAGAAATATAAAGCAGACGTCGTTTCAAAAATTCCATCGGACTGTCCTTTGATAGACCCGCAGATTATCGACAAGGTTTTTGGTTATTATTTAAAAAATAATTTTGATTTTGTAAGCAACCTTCATCCTGCAACTTATCCCGATGGTAATGACGTAGAAGTAATGTCATTCGATACTTTAGAAACTGCATATAAGGAAGCAGTGTTACAAATGGAGAGAGAGCATACAACGCCGTTTATATGGGAACGCCCTGAACGGTTCAAAATCGGCAATGTTGAGTGGGAAACGGGTTTGGATTACTCAAAGTCGCACCGTTTCACGATTGATTATATAGAGGATTATGAATTTATAAAGCGCATTTATGACGAATTGTATGCCGATAATCCTTTATTTGGGCTTGCAGATATATTAAATTTGCTGAAGCAAAAACCCGAAATTTACGAAATTAACCAGAAATACGCCGGCGAATACTGGTACAAAAACCACATCGGCGAGTTGAAAACGGTTGATTATAAAAACAATAAACGATGA
- a CDS encoding 1-deoxy-D-xylulose-5-phosphate synthase N-terminal domain-containing protein: protein MTEEKLNDLKETAFKVREHIVRMSTDGGCFIGASLSCADLIVFLYKDFLNISCNNIANPDRDYLFLSKGHDVPALYGTFAEIGFIKKDRLKKHLKTDDFIYWHPNTNVTGVEFYSGSLGHSLSVAIGVAMDCKIRGHNNKIVVILGDGELDEGTIWEGLLVANAYKLDNLICVVDRNQFQANIETEKLIPLEPITNKFEAFGWNAYTCDGHDFESMEKTFTEAKQKQTKPVVIVAETRRGKGLPSIEAKADRWFVNFKSEEIEMLLEELKGGKEADITSDVIIAR, encoded by the coding sequence ATGACCGAAGAAAAACTTAATGACCTCAAAGAAACTGCTTTTAAAGTGCGTGAGCATATTGTGAGAATGTCAACCGACGGAGGATGCTTCATCGGAGCGTCGCTTTCATGCGCTGACCTGATTGTTTTTTTGTATAAAGATTTTTTAAACATAAGCTGCAATAATATTGCAAATCCCGATAGAGATTATTTATTTTTATCGAAGGGGCATGATGTTCCTGCGCTTTACGGAACATTTGCAGAAATCGGCTTCATAAAAAAAGACCGTCTGAAAAAACATCTCAAGACAGATGATTTTATTTACTGGCACCCTAACACAAACGTAACAGGAGTTGAGTTTTATTCCGGCTCGCTCGGACATTCTCTCAGCGTTGCAATCGGTGTTGCTATGGATTGCAAGATTCGCGGGCATAATAATAAAATTGTCGTCATACTTGGTGACGGTGAGCTTGATGAAGGCACAATATGGGAAGGACTTCTCGTTGCAAATGCATATAAGCTCGATAATTTAATTTGTGTTGTCGATAGAAACCAGTTTCAGGCAAACATCGAAACAGAAAAGCTTATTCCGCTTGAACCGATAACAAATAAATTCGAAGCATTCGGATGGAATGCATATACCTGCGACGGACATGATTTCGAAAGCATGGAAAAAACTTTCACCGAAGCAAAACAAAAGCAAACTAAGCCAGTGGTAATCGTTGCAGAGACAAGACGAGGCAAAGGTTTGCCGAGCATTGAAGCAAAAGCTGACAGATGGTTTGTGAACTTCAAGTCCGAAGAAATCGAAATGCTTCTCGAAGAGCTTAAAGGCGGAAAAGAAGCTGACATTACATCAGACGTAATCATAGCAAGATAA
- a CDS encoding transketolase C-terminal domain-containing protein encodes MTKTTYEEILKALVEEDERFMVLTAENRAAIRNLPNQIGNRFIDTGIMEQTLVGICAGLALRGRIPVAHALATFLTLRAFEFVRTDVGISCLPVKLVGGVPGFLSEANGPTHQAIEDVSIMRGIPPMNVFCPADEEDMLIGLRTILEHPEPFYIRYNNVKPVCQHNHTFECGKAEIFSEGKDVTLIVYGFLFGEAFKAKELLEQKGVSVGLINLRTVKPIDEAAILNAVNNSRWIVTIEDHFLVGGLYTILAEILLRHKQTANVLPFALNNKWFKPALLNDVLEHEGFTAQQMADSILEKI; translated from the coding sequence ATGACCAAAACAACATACGAAGAAATTTTAAAAGCACTCGTTGAAGAAGATGAAAGATTCATGGTGCTGACTGCAGAAAACAGAGCTGCAATAAGAAACCTGCCGAATCAAATCGGAAACAGATTCATCGACACGGGAATAATGGAGCAGACACTTGTCGGCATTTGCGCAGGACTTGCTCTTCGCGGAAGAATACCCGTTGCGCATGCGCTCGCAACGTTCCTTACATTAAGAGCATTTGAGTTCGTAAGAACCGACGTTGGAATTTCCTGCCTGCCTGTTAAGCTTGTAGGAGGCGTCCCGGGATTTTTATCCGAAGCCAACGGACCGACACATCAGGCAATCGAGGACGTTTCAATCATGCGCGGCATTCCGCCGATGAATGTTTTTTGTCCTGCCGATGAAGAAGACATGTTAATCGGGCTTCGCACAATTCTTGAACATCCCGAACCGTTTTATATTCGCTACAATAATGTTAAACCTGTCTGCCAGCATAACCATACTTTCGAATGCGGCAAAGCTGAAATTTTTTCCGAAGGAAAAGACGTGACATTAATAGTATATGGATTTTTATTCGGCGAAGCTTTCAAAGCAAAAGAGCTGCTTGAACAAAAAGGTGTATCAGTTGGACTTATAAACTTGCGAACAGTAAAGCCAATCGATGAAGCTGCAATCTTAAATGCAGTTAATAACTCAAGATGGATTGTAACTATCGAAGACCATTTCTTAGTCGGCGGTTTATATACGATTCTCGCTGAAATATTATTGCGGCACAAACAAACTGCGAATGTTTTACCGTTTGCATTGAACAATAAATGGTTCAAGCCGGCATTATTAAATGACGTGCTTGAGCACGAAGGTTTCACTGCACAACAAATGGCAGACAGCATTTTAGAAAAAATTTAA
- a CDS encoding aminotransferase class III-fold pyridoxal phosphate-dependent enzyme, translating into MSNKVEFNNDFPVIEKSKELLKRAEGLIPAYTQTLAKGPTQWVKGIAPHYLVRGKGSHVWDADENEYIDYNMGIGPLVLGYCYPDVDEAIKKQLEDGITFSLMHPLEVEVAELVKSVVPNVESVRYSKTGCDITTAAVRVARAFTKREKVLCCGYHGWHDWYISVTDRNAGIPKAAQDLTFTFNYNDIQSLIDSIDDETACVILEPFVFEQEKNDFLMKVREVCDEYGALLIFDEMWTGFRIALGGAQQYFNVRADMACFSKAIANGMPISVLTGRKDVMKLFDKDVFFFTTFGGEALSLAAAKATINVIRDKNVPDYLAKQGEKLKSGYNKIAEELGMNYTKCAGYDCRTIVTFDAAAGNPLEMKSLVQQEMIKRGILWGGFHNMCFSHSFEDIEYTLNAYKDVMPVLKKAVEEKNVKGYLKGEPVEPVFRKTSNFNMKPKQKATA; encoded by the coding sequence ATGTCTAACAAAGTAGAATTTAACAACGACTTTCCTGTGATTGAAAAATCAAAAGAGCTTCTCAAAAGAGCCGAGGGATTAATTCCCGCTTACACCCAGACTCTTGCAAAAGGTCCGACACAATGGGTAAAAGGCATTGCGCCTCACTACCTCGTTCGCGGAAAAGGTTCACACGTATGGGATGCAGACGAAAACGAGTATATTGATTACAACATGGGCATCGGTCCTCTTGTGCTTGGCTACTGCTACCCCGATGTTGATGAAGCAATAAAAAAACAGCTCGAAGACGGAATTACATTTTCATTAATGCACCCGCTTGAAGTTGAAGTTGCCGAGCTTGTGAAATCCGTAGTCCCAAATGTTGAAAGCGTTCGCTATTCAAAAACAGGCTGCGACATTACAACTGCTGCTGTTCGTGTTGCTCGTGCTTTCACAAAACGCGAAAAAGTCTTATGCTGCGGTTATCACGGCTGGCATGACTGGTATATAAGTGTTACGGACAGAAACGCCGGCATACCGAAAGCTGCTCAGGATTTAACTTTTACATTTAATTATAATGACATTCAATCTTTAATTGATTCAATCGATGATGAAACTGCTTGTGTAATTCTCGAGCCGTTTGTATTCGAACAGGAAAAAAATGATTTCTTAATGAAAGTCCGTGAAGTCTGCGATGAATACGGCGCGTTGTTAATCTTCGATGAAATGTGGACAGGATTCAGAATTGCACTCGGCGGCGCACAACAGTATTTCAACGTTCGTGCTGACATGGCTTGCTTTTCCAAAGCTATCGCAAACGGAATGCCGATTTCAGTTTTGACAGGAAGAAAAGACGTTATGAAATTATTCGATAAAGATGTTTTCTTTTTCACAACGTTTGGCGGTGAAGCTCTTTCTCTTGCCGCAGCGAAAGCAACAATAAATGTAATACGCGATAAGAACGTTCCTGATTATCTTGCAAAGCAGGGAGAGAAATTAAAATCAGGTTACAACAAAATCGCCGAAGAACTCGGAATGAATTATACAAAATGTGCGGGATATGATTGCAGAACAATCGTAACGTTCGATGCCGCTGCCGGAAACCCACTTGAAATGAAATCGCTTGTGCAGCAGGAAATGATTAAGCGCGGAATTTTGTGGGGAGGTTTTCATAATATGTGCTTCTCTCACAGCTTCGAAGATATTGAATATACTTTAAACGCATACAAAGACGTAATGCCGGTTCTGAAAAAAGCAGTTGAAGAAAAAAATGTCAAGGGTTATCTCAAAGGTGAACCTGTCGAACCCGTTTTCAGAAAGACAAGCAACTTCAACATGAAGCCAAAACAAAAAGCTACAGCATAG
- a CDS encoding SDR family oxidoreductase — translation MPGISKIFSLKDKVAVVTGAAGLIGKHHCEALAAADATVIACDLNTSSIKEYVNKLGFNSMAIDMDVTDKVSIQIAKELILENFGRIDVLVNNAAINDMFENPQAATEQSKFENYPLELWKKSLDVNVTGVFLCSQIFGAQMANQGKGSIINVASTYGIVGPDQSLYIDKNGNQNFYKPPAYSTTKGAVISFTKFLAAYWGNKGVRVNTLSPGGVENSQDEFFVEKYSKKTPLGRMAAPTDYMGAVIYLASDASSYMTGANLVVDGGWTCW, via the coding sequence ATGCCGGGAATATCAAAAATTTTTTCACTCAAAGATAAAGTTGCAGTTGTTACGGGTGCTGCCGGGTTAATCGGCAAGCATCACTGCGAAGCTCTTGCCGCCGCAGATGCAACTGTTATTGCATGCGACCTTAATACTTCTTCCATAAAAGAATATGTCAACAAGCTTGGATTTAATTCCATGGCAATCGACATGGACGTTACCGACAAAGTTTCGATTCAGATTGCAAAAGAATTAATTCTCGAAAACTTCGGAAGAATTGACGTGCTCGTGAACAACGCGGCAATAAATGATATGTTTGAGAATCCGCAAGCTGCAACCGAACAGTCGAAGTTTGAAAATTATCCGCTCGAGCTCTGGAAAAAATCTCTAGATGTGAATGTAACAGGAGTTTTTTTATGCTCGCAGATTTTTGGTGCGCAGATGGCGAATCAAGGAAAAGGAAGCATCATTAACGTTGCTTCGACATACGGCATTGTCGGTCCTGACCAGTCTCTCTACATCGACAAAAACGGAAATCAGAATTTTTATAAGCCGCCTGCATATTCCACAACAAAAGGCGCAGTGATTTCATTTACAAAATTTCTTGCAGCTTATTGGGGCAATAAAGGAGTTCGCGTTAACACACTTTCACCCGGCGGAGTTGAAAACTCACAGGATGAATTTTTTGTGGAAAAATATTCAAAGAAAACACCGCTTGGCAGAATGGCTGCGCCAACCGACTATATGGGTGCTGTTATTTATCTCGCAAGCGATGCATCGTCATACATGACTGGTGCAAACCTTGTTGTTGACGGCGGCTGGACTTGCTGGTAG
- a CDS encoding N-acetylneuraminate synthase family protein has protein sequence MNKAKVKVGNRFIGDGEPVYVIAEIGINHNGSMDNVFKMIDGAKSAGCDAVKFQKRTPELCVPKDQWYIERDTPWGRMTYIDYRHKVELTYDNYKAIDEYCNKIGMDWFASCWDEESVDFLEQFNPKLYKAASASLTDISLLKKKKSTGKPLMISTGMSTMEEIEKAVSEIGTDNLMIAHSTSTYPCALEELNLNVIRTLKEKYPTVPIGYSGHETGLSPSWAAVALGACFVERHITLDRAMWGTDQAASVEVSGFQRLVANIRDIEKSLGDGVKKVYDSELGPRKKLRRVQS, from the coding sequence ATGAACAAAGCAAAAGTAAAAGTTGGAAACAGGTTTATCGGTGACGGTGAACCGGTATATGTAATCGCGGAAATCGGCATCAACCATAATGGCTCGATGGATAATGTTTTTAAAATGATTGACGGAGCAAAAAGCGCAGGATGCGATGCAGTAAAGTTTCAGAAAAGAACTCCCGAGCTTTGCGTTCCTAAAGACCAGTGGTATATTGAACGAGATACCCCTTGGGGAAGAATGACTTATATTGATTATCGACATAAAGTTGAACTGACTTATGATAATTACAAAGCTATTGATGAATATTGCAATAAAATCGGAATGGATTGGTTTGCTTCATGCTGGGATGAAGAATCTGTGGATTTTCTCGAACAGTTTAATCCCAAGCTTTACAAAGCCGCTTCAGCATCACTTACTGATATAAGTTTGTTAAAGAAAAAGAAATCAACAGGAAAACCATTGATGATTTCAACAGGCATGTCAACGATGGAAGAAATTGAAAAAGCAGTTTCTGAAATCGGAACGGATAATCTCATGATTGCGCATTCAACTTCAACATATCCCTGTGCACTTGAAGAATTAAATTTAAATGTAATCCGCACGCTGAAAGAAAAATATCCAACTGTTCCAATCGGGTACTCAGGACATGAAACAGGTCTTTCTCCGAGCTGGGCTGCAGTTGCGCTCGGTGCATGTTTTGTCGAGAGGCACATAACGCTTGACCGCGCAATGTGGGGAACAGACCAGGCAGCATCTGTGGAAGTGTCGGGATTTCAGCGTCTTGTTGCAAACATACGCGACATTGAAAAATCTCTAGGCGATGGCGTGAAAAAAGTATATGATAGCGAGCTCGGTCCCAGAAAAAAACTGAGACGAGTTCAGTCATAA